One segment of Paramormyrops kingsleyae isolate MSU_618 chromosome 8, PKINGS_0.4, whole genome shotgun sequence DNA contains the following:
- the LOC111853897 gene encoding protein lifeguard 2-like isoform X2, translating into MLTEFTWQDKNIRRIFIRKVYSILMIQLCVAVAVVALFSYCEPVKTYIQANPGWHWASYVVFCVTFISLSCCATLRRRFPWNLILLAIFTLSLAYMTAMMSSYYNTRSVMVTLGITALVCLSVTVFSFQTKIDFTSCQGVLLILSMAVCYCGIFLACVVPFGYVPWLHAIYAVLGAIVFTMFLVFDTQILLGNKRSTISPEDYIFATLSLYLDIIYIFSFFLQLFGMDRN; encoded by the exons ATGCTCACAGAGTTCACCTGGCAGGACAAAAACATTCGACGGATCTTCATTCGTAAG GTTTATTCCATCTTGATGATCCAGCTCTGTGTCGCTGTGGCTGTCGTTGCACTTTTCAGCTACTG CGAGCCAGTGAAGACGTACATCCAGGCGAACCCAGGCTGGCACTGGGCTTCCTA CGTGGTGTTCTGTGTCACCTTCATCTCGCTCTCCTGCTGTGCCACCTTAAG GAGGCGCTTTCCGTGGAACCTGATTCTGCTGGCCATCTTT ACTCTGTCCCTCGCCTATATGACGGCGATGATGTCCAG TTATTACAACACCAGATCTGTTATGGTCACCCTGGGAATCACAGCtctggtctgtctctctgtcaccGTTTTCAGCTTCCAGACCAAG ATTGACTTCACCTCCTGCCAGGGAGTGCTGCTCATTCTGTCTATGGCTGTGTGCTACTGTGGCATTTTCCTGGCCTGCGTCGTCCCGTTTGGATAT GTTCCTTGGTTACATGCCATCTACGCTGTTCTGGGAGCGATCGTGTTTACTATG TTCCTGGTATTTGACACCCAGATTCTTCTGGGAAACAAGCGTTCCACCATTAGTCCTGAAGACTACATTTTTGCCACACTCAGCCTATACCTGGACATCATCTACATATTCTCTTTCTTCCTCCAGCTCTTTGGGATGGATCGGAATTGA
- the LOC111853897 gene encoding protein lifeguard 2-like isoform X1, which produces MTQGKVFVADKTLSGPQGDGTLPVCPPSYEEATAGSSPSHSYGYQGNGEMLTEFTWQDKNIRRIFIRKVYSILMIQLCVAVAVVALFSYCEPVKTYIQANPGWHWASYVVFCVTFISLSCCATLRRRFPWNLILLAIFTLSLAYMTAMMSSYYNTRSVMVTLGITALVCLSVTVFSFQTKIDFTSCQGVLLILSMAVCYCGIFLACVVPFGYVPWLHAIYAVLGAIVFTMFLVFDTQILLGNKRSTISPEDYIFATLSLYLDIIYIFSFFLQLFGMDRN; this is translated from the exons ATGACGCAGGGGAAG GTCTTTGTGGCAGACAAGACACTCAGTGGCCCCCAAGGAGATGGGACACTGCCAGTTTGCCCACCCAGCTATGAAGAGGCAACTGCAG GCTCCAGCCCGAGTCACAGCTACGGTTACCAGGGCAACGGAGAGATGCTCACAGAGTTCACCTGGCAGGACAAAAACATTCGACGGATCTTCATTCGTAAG GTTTATTCCATCTTGATGATCCAGCTCTGTGTCGCTGTGGCTGTCGTTGCACTTTTCAGCTACTG CGAGCCAGTGAAGACGTACATCCAGGCGAACCCAGGCTGGCACTGGGCTTCCTA CGTGGTGTTCTGTGTCACCTTCATCTCGCTCTCCTGCTGTGCCACCTTAAG GAGGCGCTTTCCGTGGAACCTGATTCTGCTGGCCATCTTT ACTCTGTCCCTCGCCTATATGACGGCGATGATGTCCAG TTATTACAACACCAGATCTGTTATGGTCACCCTGGGAATCACAGCtctggtctgtctctctgtcaccGTTTTCAGCTTCCAGACCAAG ATTGACTTCACCTCCTGCCAGGGAGTGCTGCTCATTCTGTCTATGGCTGTGTGCTACTGTGGCATTTTCCTGGCCTGCGTCGTCCCGTTTGGATAT GTTCCTTGGTTACATGCCATCTACGCTGTTCTGGGAGCGATCGTGTTTACTATG TTCCTGGTATTTGACACCCAGATTCTTCTGGGAAACAAGCGTTCCACCATTAGTCCTGAAGACTACATTTTTGCCACACTCAGCCTATACCTGGACATCATCTACATATTCTCTTTCTTCCTCCAGCTCTTTGGGATGGATCGGAATTGA